A window from Hemitrygon akajei unplaced genomic scaffold, sHemAka1.3 Scf000089, whole genome shotgun sequence encodes these proteins:
- the LOC140722804 gene encoding uncharacterized protein encodes MAHQRVHTGERPFTCSDCGKGFTCSSKLKLHQRVHTGEKPFTCSDCGKGFSWSSHLKVHQRFHTGERPFTCSDCGKGFTMSSNLKIHQRVHTGERPFTCSDCGRGFTCSSQLKAHQRVHTGERPFTCSDCGKGFTCSSELKVHQRVHTRERPFICSDCGKGFTQSAKLKIHQRVHTGERPFICSDCGKEFTCSSELKVHQRVHTGEWPFTCSYCGKGFNWSSELKAHQRFHTGERPFTCSDCGKGFTMSSNLKRHQRVHTGERPFTCSVCGRGFTCSSNLMAHQRVHTVERPFTCLDCGKGFTRSSELKLHQQVHTGERPFACSDCGKRFTLSSQLLSHQSVHTGEWPFTCSDCGKGFTQSVQLKVHQRVHTGEWPFTCSVCGKGFNWSSHLQRHQSAHTGKWPFTCSVCGKGFTWSSKLSRHQQIHTGERPFTCSVCGKGFTESSELKVHQRVHTGERPFTCSVCGKGFIRSSTLKVHQRNHTGERPFTCSDCGKGFTRSSTLQTHRSVHTRERRITCSDCGKGFTSSSQLERHQQVHTG; translated from the coding sequence atggctcaccagcgagttcacaccggtgagaggccgttcacctgctcggactgtgggaaaggattcacttgctcatctaaactgaaattacatcagcgtgttcacactggggagaagccgttcacctgctcagactgtgggaagggattcagctgGTCATCtcacctgaaggtacatcagcgatttcacactggagagaggccattcacctgctcagactgtgggaagggattcactatgtCATCTAatctgaagatacatcagagagttcatactggagagaggccgttcacctgctcagactgtgggaggggatttacttgctcatcccaactaaaggcacaccagcgagttcacactggggagcggccattcacctgctcggactgtgggaaaggattcacttgctcatccgaactgaaggtccatcagcgagttcacactagagaaaggccattcatctgctcagactgtgggaagggattcactcagtcagcaaAGCTAAAgattcaccagcgagttcacactggggagaggccattcatttgctcggactgtgggaaggaattcacttgctcatccgaaCTGAaggttcatcagcgagttcacaccggggagtggccgttcacctgctcatactgtgggaagggattcaactGGTCTTCTGAATTGAAAGCACATCAGAgatttcacactggagagaggccatttacctgctcagactgtgggaagggattcactatgtCATCTAATCTGAAGAGACATCAGAGAGTTCATActggagaaaggccgttcacttgctcagtctgtgggagggGATTTACTTGCTCATccaacctaatggctcaccagcgagttcacactgtggagcggccgttcacctgcttagactgtgggaagggattcactcgctcatccgaactgaagttacatcagcaagttcacactggggagcggccgtttgcctgctcagactgtgggaagcgattcacacTGTCATCCCAGCTACTgagtcaccagtcagttcatactggggagtggccattcacctgctcggactgtgggaagggattcactcagtcagttcaactgaaggtacatcagcgtgttcacaccggggagtggccattcacctgctctgtctgtgggaagggattcaattggTCATCTcacctgcagagacaccagtcagcccACACAGGGaaatggccattcacctgctcagtctgtgggaagggattcacttggtcatctaaaCTGAGTagacatcagcaaattcacactggagagaggccattcacttgctctgtctgtgggaagggattcactgagtcatccgaactgaaggtacatcagcgagttcacactggggagaggccgttcacctgctcagtgtgtgggaagggattcattcggtcatctacactgaaagtacatcagcgaaatcacactggggagaggccgttcacctgctcagactgtgggaagggattcactcggtcatccaccctacaaaCACACCGTtcagttcacactagggagaggcgaatcacctgttcagactgtgggaagggattcacttcgtcatctcaactggagagacaccagcaagttcacactggatag